From Juglans regia cultivar Chandler chromosome 8, Walnut 2.0, whole genome shotgun sequence, the proteins below share one genomic window:
- the LOC109004105 gene encoding uncharacterized protein LOC109004105: MGNCVAYPTSEDATGKVILSDGTVHEFDKPLTAAELMLEHSQQVVVELHSAVNEKRPTPLPADNMLETRRIYVMLPVKQGKLAALSSEETRRILLTANSVLRSRSSLLSSSRFLPLFARIFPSTGLGDRQGLLMQKKESDERTEKSFVLMESLPEILDGRPDYLSRQLSGKGWKPSLDTIKENNIKKKMSHWLFKR; this comes from the coding sequence ATGGGAAACTGTGTTGCATACCCTACATCAGAAGATGCCACCGGCAAAGTTATTCTTTCCGACGGCACCGTCCATGAATTTGACAAACCATTAACGGCGGCTGAGCTCATGTTGGAGCACTCCCAACAAGTTGTGGTTGAGCTGCACTCAGCCGTGAATGAGAAGCGGCCAACTCCATTGCCTGCAGACAACATGTTAGAGACCAGAAGGATTTACGTAATGCTTCCTGTTAAGCAGGGAAAGCTTGCTGCATTGTCCAGTGAAGAAACTCGGCGGATTCTTCTGACCGCAAACTCAGTTTTGCGTTCGAGGTCATCGCTTTTGTCTTCGTCAAGGTTTCTTCCTTTGTTCGCTCGGATCTTCCCTTCTACAGGTTTAGGAGATAGGCAAGGGTTGTTGATGCAGAAGAAGGAGAGCGACGAGAGGACTGAGAAGAGCTTTGTGTTAATGGAATCTTTGCCAGAGATATTAGATGGAAGGCCAGACTATTTGAGCAGGCAATTATCAGGCAAGGGATGGAAACCGAGTTTGGATACCATAAAGGAGAATAACATTAAGAAAAAGATGTCTCACTGGTTGTTTAAAAGATGA
- the LOC109020600 gene encoding uncharacterized protein LOC109020600 — MVTAPRPTASEKKHWWLTNRKMVDKYVRDARNLIATQEQSDISSALNLLDAALALSPGLEQALELKARALLYLRRFKDVAGMLQDYIPSLKMANDDSGSLSSENSSQQLSRERVKLLGSGYLSSDWVCRDRDPSFKCFSVSDLKKKVMAGLCKNCDKDGQWRYLVLGQACCHLGLMEDAIALLQTGKRLANAAFRRESICRSEDSFSVSSTITISATTPPTTPPRDPTDTESVNQLISHIKLLLRRKTAALAALDAGLYSEAIRHFSKIVDGRRGAPQGFLAECYLHRASAYRSAGRIAESIADCNKTLALDPTCIQALDTRASLLETIRCLPDCLHDLEHLKLLYNSILRDRKLPGSGWKRQNVRYREIPGKLCALTTKIQQLKQRVASGETGNVDYYVLIGLRRGCSRSELERAHLLLCLKHKPDKAINFIDRCELADDRDLDSVKDRARMSALLLYRLLQKGYSSVMATIMDEEAAEKQRKKAAAALQAAQAGAKPVQQTQESQSESENTSSSSKSCTNTSVFQGVFCRDLAVVGSLLSQAGFNRQIPMKYEALSC; from the exons ATGGTTACTGCTCCACGCCCCACCGCTAGTGAAAAGAAGCACTGGTGGCTTACCAACAGAAAG ATGGTGGACAAGTACGTTAGAGATGCTCGTAATCTCATAGCCACCCAAGAACAGAGCGATATTTCCTCAGCATTGAACCTTCTCGACGCAGCTTTGGCCCTCTCGCCGGGGCTCGAGCAAGCCCTGGAGCTCAAAGCCAGGGCTCTGCTATATCTGCGGCGGTTCAAGGACGTGGCCGGTATGCTCCAAGACTACATTCCGAGCCTGAAAATGGCTAACGATGACTCGGGATCTCTTTCATCCGAGAACTCGTCCCAGCAGCTCTCGAGGGAGCGAGTCAAGCTTCTTGGGTCTGGTTACTTGTCCTCCGACTGGGTTTGTCGGGATCGGGATCCTAGTTTCAAGTGCTTCTCTGTCTCGGACTTAAAGAAGAAAGTCATGGCGGGGCTATGCAAAAACTGCGACAAAGATGGACAATGGAG GTACTTGGTTCTGGGTCAAGCTTGTTGCCATTTAGGGCTGATGGAGGACGCCATAGCTCTCCTCCAGACCGGCAAGCGCCTCGCCAATGCTGCATTTCGCCGCGAAAGCATATGCCGGTCCGAAGACAGCTTCTCCGTCTCCTCCACCATCACTATCTCCGCCACAACCCCTCCCACCACGCCGCCGCGTGATCCGACCGATACCGAGAGCGTAAACCAACTCATCAGCCACATAAAGCTCCTGCTCCGTCGCAAGACCGCCGCGCTTGCTGCCCTCGATGCCGGGCTGTACTCCGAGGCCATCCGCCACTTCAGCAAGATCGTCGACGGCCGCCGTGGCGCCCCTCAAGGGTTCTTGGCCGAGTGCTACTTGCACCGGGCCTCAGCCTATCGATCAGCTGGTCGAATAGCCGAGTCGATCGCTGATTGCAACAAGACTTTGGCTTTGGACCCGACTTGCATTCAAGCTCTCGATACAAGAGCGTCTCTTTTGGAAACGATCCGGTGCTTGCCGGACTGTCTGCACGACCTTGAGCATCTGAAGCTTTTGTACAATTCGATTCTACGGGATAGGAAGCTTCCTGGGTCGGGTTGGAAGCGACAAAACGTGAGGTACAGGGAGATTCCTGGGAAGCTCTGTGCTCTCACTACCAAGATTCAACAACTGAAGCAGAGGGTCGCTTCTGGGGAGACCGGGAACGTGGATTACTACGTTTTGATTGGGTTGAGACGTGGGTGTTCGAGGTCTGAGTTAGAGAGAGCGCATTTGTTGCTGTGTTTGAAGCATAAGCCGGATAAAGCTATCAACTTTATTGATAGGTGTGAGCTTGCAGATGATCGCGATCTTGATTCGGTGAAAGACCGGGCGAGGATGTCAGCTTTGTTGCTGTACAGATTGCTACAAAAGGGTTATTCCAGCGTAATGGCTACAATTATGGACGAGGAAGCGGCCgagaaacagagaaaaaagGCCGCAGCTGCACTGCAAGCAGCACAAGCAGGGGCAAAACCAGTCCAGCAAACCCAAGAATCCCAATCGGAATCGGAAAacacttcctcttcttccaagtCGTGTACGAATACGTCGGTTTTCCAAGGTGTGTTTTGCCGGGACCTTGCTGTGGTTGGAAGTTTGCTTTCACAAGCTGGTTTTAACCGTCAAATTCCAATGAAGTACGAGGCATTGAGTTGCTGA
- the LOC108983618 gene encoding phospholipase A1 PLIP2, chloroplastic-like isoform X1 codes for MDSLCLKMGIHGGLGVCSAAGAGGLDARTTPSHVSTVGRSTREKKLTSFSRFSFKYALRSLWPPNRGGGNNRYNGLAVEDPVLVENNSNVKNMDKGVEMEKGQSENWVLKILHVRSLWKEKSASLVNVQEEEDEAMAIDERVGSDGVDDGEDCDTCKVGYGDDEREDIQFDRDSFSRLLRRVSLVDAKLYAKMSFMGNLAYSIPKIKPMSLLKHHGLRFVTSSTEKKELAAKAEKNHLLVEALEGEKGKFEDKDHKNERYQISASAASQIATSAASCLHPPIKTILPLKSSNNVTGEHSPEGSGGSDDDANTIKSEVASFMATTDSVTTVVLAKEDEKQAVVNDLNSMRSSPCEWFICDDDQSGTRFFVIQGSESLASWQANLLFEPIQFEGLDVLVHRGIYELAKGIYQQMLPEVRAHLKSWGNKATFRFTGHSLGGSLALVVNLMLLLRHEVPILSLLPVITFGAPSVMCGGDRLLRKLGLPRNHVQAITMHKDIVPRAFSCNYPNHVAEILKVVNGNFRNHPCLNNQRLLYAPIGELLILQPDEKFSPSHDLLPSGSGLYLLSSPLSNTIDAEKQLRAAQIVFLNSPHPLEILSDRSAYGSEGGIQRDHDMNSYMQTIRSVIYQDLSDIRKARREQHRKIWRPLVAPCGISTGIVVGRSMISINNGEDQSSFSGISQIERGRSMISINNDEDQSSFSSISQTKRESLKRFSRLVASQRMHLFVVLLFPTRLLFLGAYSMISFC; via the exons ATGGATAGTTTGTGCTTGAAGATGGGGATTCATGGCGGCCTGGGGGTATGTAGTGCAGCTGGTGCTGGGGGTCTGGATGCCCGGACGACTCCGTCTCATGTGAGTACTGTGGGGAGGTCCactagagagaaaaagttgacaTCCTTTTCAAGGTTCTCATTCAAGTATGCATTGAGATCTCTTTGGCCACCTAATAGAGGTGGGGGGAACAATAGGTACAATGGGTTGGCCGTGGAAGACCCCGTTCTGGTGGAAAATAATAGCAATGTTAAGAATATGGACAAAGGTGTAGAGATGGAGAAGGGGCAAAGCGAGAACTGGGTGTTGAAGATTTTGCATGTGAGATCTCTTTGGAAGGAGAAAAGCGCCAGCCTCGTAAATGTACaggaggaggaagatgaggCCATGGCAATTGACGAGAGAGTTGGTTCTGATGGTGTAGATGATGGGGAAGATTGTGATACTTGTAAAGTTGGTTATGGGGATGATGAAAGAGAAGACATTCAATTTGATAGAGATTCGTTTTCAAGGCTACTAAGAAGGGTGTCCCTGGTTGATGCCAAGTTGTATGCTAAAATGTCTTTTATGGGGAATCTGGCCTATTCCATTCCCAAAATCAAG CCCATGAGTCTTTTGAAACATCATGGTCTGCGCTTTGTAACTTCATCGACTGAGAAGAAGGAATTGGCTGCAAAAGCTGAGAAAAATCACTTGTTAGTTGAGGCTTTAGAAGGGGAAAAAGGCAAGTTTGAAGACAAGGATCACAAGAATGAAAGGTATCAGATAAGTGCATCTGCTGCAAGCCAAATTGCTACCTCTGCTGCTTCCTGTTTACATCCTCCTATCAAGACTATACTTCCCCTCAAATCCTCAAACAATGTGACTGGTGAACATTCGCCTGAAGGAAGTGGTGGAAGTGATGACGATGCTAATACAATAAAATCTGAGGTGGCCTCTTTCATGGCAACGACAGATTCTGTGACGACTGTGGTTCTTGCTAAGGAGGACGAGAAGCAAGCTGTTGTGAATGATCTGAACTCAATGCGCTCATCTCCCTGTGAGTGGTTCATATGTGATGATGATCAGAGTGGCACAAGATTCTTTGTCATTCAG GGGTCAGAATCACTGGCATCTTGGCAAGCAAATTTACTTTTCGAGCCCATTCAATTTGAG GGACTTGATGTGCTTGTGCACAGAGGTATTTATGAGTTAGCAAAAGGGATCTATCAACAAATGTTGCCCGAAGTCCGTGCACACCTAAAATCTTGGGGAAATAAAGCAACCTTTCGATTCACTGGGCACTCTCTTGGGGGAAGCTTGGCGCTAGTTGTAAATCTCATGTTATTGTTGCGGCATGAAGTGCCAATTTTATCCTTACTTCCCGTGATAACATTTGGTGCACCATCTGTCATGTGTGGAGGTGACCGTTTGCTTCGCAAGTTGGGATTGCCAAGGAATCATGTTCAAGCCATCACAATGCACAAAGACATTGTACCTCGAGCCTTCTCTTGCAATTATCCTAATCATGTTGCTGAGATTCTCAAGGTTGTCAATGGCAACTTCCGCAATCATCCTTGTCTCAATAATCAA agacTACTTTATGCTCCAATAGGCGAGCTTCTTATACTACAACCGGATGAGAAATTCTCTCCTAGCCATGATCTTCTTCCTTCAGGCAGTGGTCTATATCTTCTAAGCAGCCCACTATCTAATACCATTGATGCAGAGAAACAACTTCGGGCTGCACAAATTGTGTTTTTGAACTCACCACACCCACTTGAGATTCTAAGTGATCGGTCTGCATATGGTTCTGAAGGAGGCATCCAAAGAGATCACGACATGAATTCTTACATGCAAACTATCAGGAGTGTGATTTACCAAGATCTTAGTGACATCAGAAAGGCAAGGAGAGAGCAACACCGCAAAATTTGGCGACCCCTTGTGGCACCTTGTGGCATCAGTACCGGTATAGTTGTGGGGAGGTCCATGATATCAATCAATAATGGTGAAGACCAGTCTAGCTTCTCTGGCATCTCACAAATAGAAAGAGGGAGGTCCATGATATCAATCAATAACGATGAAGACCAGTCTAGCTTTTCTAGCATCTCACAAACAAAAAGAGAGTCCTTGAAAAGGTTCAGTAGGCTTGTTGCATCACAGCGCATGCATTTGTTTGTGGTGCTCTTATTCCCAACTCGATTGTTATTCTTAGGGGCATATAGCATGATTAGTTTTTGTTAG
- the LOC108983618 gene encoding phospholipase A1 PLIP2, chloroplastic-like isoform X2, which produces MDSLCLKMGIHGGLGVCSAAGAGGLDARTTPSHVSTVGRSTREKKLTSFSRFSFKYALRSLWPPNRGGGNNRYNGLAVEDPVLVENNSNVKNMDKGVEMEKGQSENWVLKILHVRSLWKEKSASLVNVQEEEDEAMAIDERVGSDGVDDGEDCDTCKVGYGDDEREDIQFDRDSFSRLLRRVSLVDAKLYAKMSFMGNLAYSIPKIKPMSLLKHHGLRFVTSSTEKKELAAKAEKNHLLVEALEGEKGKFEDKDHKNERYQISASAASQIATSAASCLHPPIKTILPLKSSNNVTGEHSPEGSGGSDDDANTIKSEVASFMATTDSVTTVVLAKEDEKQAVVNDLNSMRSSPCEWFICDDDQSGTRFFVIQGSESLASWQANLLFEPIQFEGLDVLVHRGIYELAKGIYQQMLPEVRAHLKSWGNKATFRFTGHSLGGSLALVVNLMLLLRHEVPILSLLPVITFGAPSVMCGGDRLLRKLGLPRNHVQAITMHKDIVPRAFSCNYPNHVAEILKRLLYAPIGELLILQPDEKFSPSHDLLPSGSGLYLLSSPLSNTIDAEKQLRAAQIVFLNSPHPLEILSDRSAYGSEGGIQRDHDMNSYMQTIRSVIYQDLSDIRKARREQHRKIWRPLVAPCGISTGIVVGRSMISINNGEDQSSFSGISQIERGRSMISINNDEDQSSFSSISQTKRESLKRFSRLVASQRMHLFVVLLFPTRLLFLGAYSMISFC; this is translated from the exons ATGGATAGTTTGTGCTTGAAGATGGGGATTCATGGCGGCCTGGGGGTATGTAGTGCAGCTGGTGCTGGGGGTCTGGATGCCCGGACGACTCCGTCTCATGTGAGTACTGTGGGGAGGTCCactagagagaaaaagttgacaTCCTTTTCAAGGTTCTCATTCAAGTATGCATTGAGATCTCTTTGGCCACCTAATAGAGGTGGGGGGAACAATAGGTACAATGGGTTGGCCGTGGAAGACCCCGTTCTGGTGGAAAATAATAGCAATGTTAAGAATATGGACAAAGGTGTAGAGATGGAGAAGGGGCAAAGCGAGAACTGGGTGTTGAAGATTTTGCATGTGAGATCTCTTTGGAAGGAGAAAAGCGCCAGCCTCGTAAATGTACaggaggaggaagatgaggCCATGGCAATTGACGAGAGAGTTGGTTCTGATGGTGTAGATGATGGGGAAGATTGTGATACTTGTAAAGTTGGTTATGGGGATGATGAAAGAGAAGACATTCAATTTGATAGAGATTCGTTTTCAAGGCTACTAAGAAGGGTGTCCCTGGTTGATGCCAAGTTGTATGCTAAAATGTCTTTTATGGGGAATCTGGCCTATTCCATTCCCAAAATCAAG CCCATGAGTCTTTTGAAACATCATGGTCTGCGCTTTGTAACTTCATCGACTGAGAAGAAGGAATTGGCTGCAAAAGCTGAGAAAAATCACTTGTTAGTTGAGGCTTTAGAAGGGGAAAAAGGCAAGTTTGAAGACAAGGATCACAAGAATGAAAGGTATCAGATAAGTGCATCTGCTGCAAGCCAAATTGCTACCTCTGCTGCTTCCTGTTTACATCCTCCTATCAAGACTATACTTCCCCTCAAATCCTCAAACAATGTGACTGGTGAACATTCGCCTGAAGGAAGTGGTGGAAGTGATGACGATGCTAATACAATAAAATCTGAGGTGGCCTCTTTCATGGCAACGACAGATTCTGTGACGACTGTGGTTCTTGCTAAGGAGGACGAGAAGCAAGCTGTTGTGAATGATCTGAACTCAATGCGCTCATCTCCCTGTGAGTGGTTCATATGTGATGATGATCAGAGTGGCACAAGATTCTTTGTCATTCAG GGGTCAGAATCACTGGCATCTTGGCAAGCAAATTTACTTTTCGAGCCCATTCAATTTGAG GGACTTGATGTGCTTGTGCACAGAGGTATTTATGAGTTAGCAAAAGGGATCTATCAACAAATGTTGCCCGAAGTCCGTGCACACCTAAAATCTTGGGGAAATAAAGCAACCTTTCGATTCACTGGGCACTCTCTTGGGGGAAGCTTGGCGCTAGTTGTAAATCTCATGTTATTGTTGCGGCATGAAGTGCCAATTTTATCCTTACTTCCCGTGATAACATTTGGTGCACCATCTGTCATGTGTGGAGGTGACCGTTTGCTTCGCAAGTTGGGATTGCCAAGGAATCATGTTCAAGCCATCACAATGCACAAAGACATTGTACCTCGAGCCTTCTCTTGCAATTATCCTAATCATGTTGCTGAGATTCTCAAG agacTACTTTATGCTCCAATAGGCGAGCTTCTTATACTACAACCGGATGAGAAATTCTCTCCTAGCCATGATCTTCTTCCTTCAGGCAGTGGTCTATATCTTCTAAGCAGCCCACTATCTAATACCATTGATGCAGAGAAACAACTTCGGGCTGCACAAATTGTGTTTTTGAACTCACCACACCCACTTGAGATTCTAAGTGATCGGTCTGCATATGGTTCTGAAGGAGGCATCCAAAGAGATCACGACATGAATTCTTACATGCAAACTATCAGGAGTGTGATTTACCAAGATCTTAGTGACATCAGAAAGGCAAGGAGAGAGCAACACCGCAAAATTTGGCGACCCCTTGTGGCACCTTGTGGCATCAGTACCGGTATAGTTGTGGGGAGGTCCATGATATCAATCAATAATGGTGAAGACCAGTCTAGCTTCTCTGGCATCTCACAAATAGAAAGAGGGAGGTCCATGATATCAATCAATAACGATGAAGACCAGTCTAGCTTTTCTAGCATCTCACAAACAAAAAGAGAGTCCTTGAAAAGGTTCAGTAGGCTTGTTGCATCACAGCGCATGCATTTGTTTGTGGTGCTCTTATTCCCAACTCGATTGTTATTCTTAGGGGCATATAGCATGATTAGTTTTTGTTAG